A genomic stretch from Setaria viridis chromosome 1, Setaria_viridis_v4.0, whole genome shotgun sequence includes:
- the LOC117843460 gene encoding brassinosteroid-responsive RING protein 1 produces MGFPVGYSEMLLPRVLLQVLLLLGHLHRFLLWAFHAVGLGDLIDLGCNNYPLPASAAAAAQEQPGRDAVLAPLQHRRPEFRTVPAVHIEEALPVVRFEELAGTACGGGDCAVCLSGIGAGDEVRRLSNCRHAFHRGCLDHWMAHDQRTCPLCRAPLIPGAAGAAAGDPWGASAADYDMSYPSSLPSTPLLTVPTPTLLRPHELLLNGLGGFQ; encoded by the coding sequence ATGGGATTCCCCGTGGGGTACTCGGAGATGCTGCTCCCGCGCGTGCTGCTCCAGGTCCTGCTCCTCCTGGGGCAcctccaccgcttcctcctctgGGCCTTCCACGCCGTGGGGCTCGGCGACCTCATCGACCTCGGCTGCAACAATTACCCGCTGCcagcctccgcggcggcggcggcgcaggagcagcCCGGGCGCGACGCGGTCCTCGCGCCGCTGCAGCACCGGCGGCCGGAGTTCAGGACCGTCCCGGCGGTGCACATCGAGGAGGCGCTCCCCGTGGTGCGGTTCGAGGAGCTGGCCGGCACGGCCTGCGGTGGCGGCGACTGCGCGGTGTGCCTGAGCGgcatcggcgccggcgacgaggtgcgGCGGCTCAGCAACTGCCGACACGCCTTCCACCGGGGCTGCCTCGACCACTGGATGGCACACGACCAGCGCacctgcccgctctgccgcgCGCCGCTCATCCCcggagccgccggcgccgccgccggggacccctggggcgcctccgccgccgactaCGACATGTCATACCCGTCGTCCCTGCCGTCCACGCCGCTGCTGACGGTGCCCACCCCGACGCTGCTGCGGCCGCACGAGCTGCTGCTCAACGGCCTGGGCGGCTTCCAGTGA